The following are encoded in a window of Pongo abelii isolate AG06213 chromosome 16, NHGRI_mPonAbe1-v2.0_pri, whole genome shotgun sequence genomic DNA:
- the LOC129050272 gene encoding golgin subfamily A member 8H-like isoform X7 produces the protein MAEETQQNKLAAAKKKSARDFHREGPTSSATLKDLEKQQKKQVEHQLEEEKKANNKKQKAERELEVQIQTLNIQKGKLNTHLYHMKRSLRYFEEESKDLAIHLQHSLQRKRELEQALSAVTTTQKKKANQFSSHSKARMEWKLEHSIQEQALLKAQVTQLKESFKQAQLERDECVQHLKGERARWQQRMRKMSQEVCTLKNEKKNDMRRIEKLERSLSKLKNQMAEPLPPEPPEPPAMSSKVELQHLRKELERVAGELQAQVKNNQRISLLNRGQEERIQVQEERLRKQEERLEEQQERLQQLAKPQSIFEELEHLEATSQQNQQLTTQLSLMALPGEGDGGGHLDSEEEEAPRPMPSISEDLEGREAMVAIFKSAGASVQEEQAGLQEQSGFMDHLEEKADLSELVNKQELRFIHYWRERCHQKIHHVLTEPGGSAKDAALGGGHHQAGPGQGGDEGEAAGAAADGIAAYSNYNNGHRKFLAAAQNPADEPGPGAPAPQELGAADKQGDLCEVSLTSSAQGEAREGPLYDNPTTQPIVQDHQEHPGLGSNCCVPFFCWAWLLRRRR, from the exons ATGGCAGAAGAAACTCAACAGAACAAATTGGCGGCAgccaagaaaaag TCAGCAAGAGATTTCCACAGGGAAGGCCCTACATCATCTGCTACCCTGAAGGATCTGGAG aaacaacagaagaaacaagTGGAACATCAGCTGGAAGAA gaaaagaaagcaaacaacaaGAAACAGAAAGCCGAAAGGGagctagag GTTCAAATCCAGACATTGAACATACAGAAAGGGAAGCTAAATACACACCTGTACCACATGAAACGTTCTCTCAGATACTTTGAAG AAGAGTCAAAGGATCTGGCTATCCACCTGCAACATTCATTGCAGCGTAAAAGAGAGTTAGAGCAGGCTCTCTCTGCTGTCACCACCACACAGAAGAAGAAGGCAAACCAG TTTTCCAGCCACAGTAAAGCACGTATGGAGTGGAAGTTAGAGCACTCCATCCAGGAGCAGGCACTGCTGAAAGCGCAGGTGACACAG TTGAAGGAGTCATTTAAACAAGCCCAATTAGAAAGAGACGAGTGTGTGCAACATCTAAAAGGAGAGAGGGCCCGGTGGCAGCAGAGGATGAGAAAAATGTCGCAGGAG GTTTGCAcattaaagaatgaaaagaagaatgATATGCGTCGGATAGAGAAGCTGGAGAGGAGCTTGTCCAAACTGAAAAACCAGATGG CTGAACCCCTGCCCCCAGAGCCCCCAGAGCCCCCAGCAATGTCCTCCAAGGTGGAGCTGCAGCACCTGAGGAAGGAACTAGAGAGAGTGGCAGGAGAGCTCCAGGCCCAAGTCAAAAACAATCAGCGCATAAGCCTCCTGAACCGGGGACAAGAAGAGAGGATTCAGGTGCAGGAAGAGAGGCTTcggaagcaggaggagaggcTTGAGGAGCAGCAGGAGAGGCTTCAGCAGCTGGCCAAGCCACAGAGCATCTTTGAGGAGCTG GAGCACCTGGAAGCTACCAGCCAGCAGAACCAGCAGCTAACAACCCAGCTGAGCCTCATGGCTCTCCCTGGGGAAG gagatggaggaggacatctggacagtgaggaggaggaggcaccTCGGCCCATGCCAAGCATCTCAGAGGACCTGGAGGGCAGGGAGGCCATG GTGGCGATTTTCAAGTCCGCTGgagccagtgtccaggaggagcAAGCAGGGTTACAAGAGCAG AGCGGCTTTATGGACCACCTGGAGGAGAAGGCAGACCTGAGTGAGCTGGTGAACAAACAAGAACTTCGCTTCATCCACTACTGGCGAGAGAGATGCCATCA GAAAATCCATCACGTTTTAACAGAGCCAGGGGGCAGTGCCAAAGATGCGGCACTGGGAGGAGGACATCATCAGGCTGGCCCAGGACAGGGAGGAGATGAAG GTGAAgctgctggagctgcagcagatGGTATTGCGGCTTATAGCAACTACAACAATGGTCACAGAAAATTCCTGGCTGCTGCCCAGAACCCTGCTGATGAGCCCGGTCCAGGAGCCCCAGCCCCCCAGGAACTTGGGGCTGCAGACAAGCAGGGTG ATCTTTGTGAAGTGAGCCTCACCTCCTCTGCTCaaggagaggccagggagggtCCTCTCTATGACAACCCTACCACACAGCCAATCGTGCAGGACCACCAGGAGCACCCAGGCTTGGGCAGCAACTGCTGTGTGCCATTCTTTTGCTGGGCTTGGCTGCTGAGAAGAAGGAGATAA
- the LOC129050272 gene encoding golgin subfamily A member 8H-like isoform X4: MLMLKEYWQKNSPRVPAGVNRNRKTNGSIPETATSGGCQSPGDSARDFHREGPTSSATLKDLESPCQELAVVLDSRSVKISQLKNTIKALKQQKKQVEHQLEEEKKANNKKQKAERELEVQIQTLNIQKGKLNTHLYHMKRSLRYFEEESKDLAIHLQHSLQRKRELEQALSAVTTTQKKKANQFSSHSKARMEWKLEHSIQEQALLKAQVTQLKESFKQAQLERDECVQHLKGERARWQQRMRKMSQEVCTLKNEKKNDMRRIEKLERSLSKLKNQMAEPLPPEPPEPPAMSSKVELQHLRKELERVAGELQAQVKNNQRISLLNRGQEERIQVQEERLRKQEERLEEQQERLQQLAKPQSIFEELEHLEATSQQNQQLTTQLSLMALPGEGDGGGHLDSEEEEAPRPMPSISEDLEGREAMVAIFKSAGASVQEEQAGLQEQSGFMDHLEEKADLSELVNKQELRFIHYWKIHHVLTEPGGSAKDAALGGGHHQAGPGQGGDEGEAAGAAADGIAAYSNYNNGHRKFLAAAQNPADEPGPGAPAPQELGAADKQGDLCEVSLTSSAQGEAREGPLYDNPTTQPIVQDHQEHPGLGSNCCVPFFCWAWLLRRRR, translated from the exons ATGTTGATG TTAAAAGAATATTGGCAGAAAAACAGCCCTAGAGTTCCAGCAGGAGTGAACAGGAACAGGAAAACAAATGGCAGTATCCCTGAGACAGccacttctggtggttgccagtcACCTGGGGAT TCAGCAAGAGATTTCCACAGGGAAGGCCCTACATCATCTGCTACCCTGAAGGATCTGGAG AGCCCATGCCAAGAACTAGCAGTAGTCCTGGATTCAAGGTCCGTAAAAATCAGTCAACTGAAGAACACCATCAAAGCTTTG aaacaacagaagaaacaagTGGAACATCAGCTGGAAGAA gaaaagaaagcaaacaacaaGAAACAGAAAGCCGAAAGGGagctagag GTTCAAATCCAGACATTGAACATACAGAAAGGGAAGCTAAATACACACCTGTACCACATGAAACGTTCTCTCAGATACTTTGAAG AAGAGTCAAAGGATCTGGCTATCCACCTGCAACATTCATTGCAGCGTAAAAGAGAGTTAGAGCAGGCTCTCTCTGCTGTCACCACCACACAGAAGAAGAAGGCAAACCAG TTTTCCAGCCACAGTAAAGCACGTATGGAGTGGAAGTTAGAGCACTCCATCCAGGAGCAGGCACTGCTGAAAGCGCAGGTGACACAG TTGAAGGAGTCATTTAAACAAGCCCAATTAGAAAGAGACGAGTGTGTGCAACATCTAAAAGGAGAGAGGGCCCGGTGGCAGCAGAGGATGAGAAAAATGTCGCAGGAG GTTTGCAcattaaagaatgaaaagaagaatgATATGCGTCGGATAGAGAAGCTGGAGAGGAGCTTGTCCAAACTGAAAAACCAGATGG CTGAACCCCTGCCCCCAGAGCCCCCAGAGCCCCCAGCAATGTCCTCCAAGGTGGAGCTGCAGCACCTGAGGAAGGAACTAGAGAGAGTGGCAGGAGAGCTCCAGGCCCAAGTCAAAAACAATCAGCGCATAAGCCTCCTGAACCGGGGACAAGAAGAGAGGATTCAGGTGCAGGAAGAGAGGCTTcggaagcaggaggagaggcTTGAGGAGCAGCAGGAGAGGCTTCAGCAGCTGGCCAAGCCACAGAGCATCTTTGAGGAGCTG GAGCACCTGGAAGCTACCAGCCAGCAGAACCAGCAGCTAACAACCCAGCTGAGCCTCATGGCTCTCCCTGGGGAAG gagatggaggaggacatctggacagtgaggaggaggaggcaccTCGGCCCATGCCAAGCATCTCAGAGGACCTGGAGGGCAGGGAGGCCATG GTGGCGATTTTCAAGTCCGCTGgagccagtgtccaggaggagcAAGCAGGGTTACAAGAGCAG AGCGGCTTTATGGACCACCTGGAGGAGAAGGCAGACCTGAGTGAGCTGGTGAACAAACAAGAACTTCGCTTCATCCACTACTG GAAAATCCATCACGTTTTAACAGAGCCAGGGGGCAGTGCCAAAGATGCGGCACTGGGAGGAGGACATCATCAGGCTGGCCCAGGACAGGGAGGAGATGAAG GTGAAgctgctggagctgcagcagatGGTATTGCGGCTTATAGCAACTACAACAATGGTCACAGAAAATTCCTGGCTGCTGCCCAGAACCCTGCTGATGAGCCCGGTCCAGGAGCCCCAGCCCCCCAGGAACTTGGGGCTGCAGACAAGCAGGGTG ATCTTTGTGAAGTGAGCCTCACCTCCTCTGCTCaaggagaggccagggagggtCCTCTCTATGACAACCCTACCACACAGCCAATCGTGCAGGACCACCAGGAGCACCCAGGCTTGGGCAGCAACTGCTGTGTGCCATTCTTTTGCTGGGCTTGGCTGCTGAGAAGAAGGAGATAA
- the LOC129050272 gene encoding golgin subfamily A member 8H-like isoform X3 yields the protein MLMLKEYWQKNSPRVPAGVNRNRKTNGSIPETATSGGCQSPGDSARDFHREGPTSSATLKDLESPCQELAVVLDSRSVKISQLKNTIKALKQQKKQVEHQLEEEKKANNKKQKAERELEVQIQTLNIQKGKLNTHLYHMKRSLRYFEEESKDLAIHLQHSLQRKRELEQALSAVTTTQKKKANQFSSHSKARMEWKLEHSIQEQALLKAQVTQLKESFKQAQLERDECVQHLKGERARWQQRMRKMSQEVCTLKNEKKNDMRRIEKLERSLSKLKNQMAEPLPPEPPEPPAMSSKVELQHLRKELERVAGELQAQVKNNQRISLLNRGQEERIQVQEERLRKQEERLEEQQERLQQLAKPQSIFEELEHLEATSQQNQQLTTQLSLMALPGEGDGGGHLDSEEEEAPRPMPSISEDLEGREAMVAIFKSAGASVQEEQAGLQEQSGFMDHLEEKADLSELVNKQELRFIHYWRERCHQKIHHVLTEPGGSAKDAALGGGHHQAGPGQGGDEGEAAGAAADGIAAYSNYNNGHRKFLAAAQNPADEPGPGAPAPQELGAADKQGDLCEVSLTSSAQGEAREGPLYDNPTTQPIVQDHQEHPGLGSNCCVPFFCWAWLLRRRR from the exons ATGTTGATG TTAAAAGAATATTGGCAGAAAAACAGCCCTAGAGTTCCAGCAGGAGTGAACAGGAACAGGAAAACAAATGGCAGTATCCCTGAGACAGccacttctggtggttgccagtcACCTGGGGAT TCAGCAAGAGATTTCCACAGGGAAGGCCCTACATCATCTGCTACCCTGAAGGATCTGGAG AGCCCATGCCAAGAACTAGCAGTAGTCCTGGATTCAAGGTCCGTAAAAATCAGTCAACTGAAGAACACCATCAAAGCTTTG aaacaacagaagaaacaagTGGAACATCAGCTGGAAGAA gaaaagaaagcaaacaacaaGAAACAGAAAGCCGAAAGGGagctagag GTTCAAATCCAGACATTGAACATACAGAAAGGGAAGCTAAATACACACCTGTACCACATGAAACGTTCTCTCAGATACTTTGAAG AAGAGTCAAAGGATCTGGCTATCCACCTGCAACATTCATTGCAGCGTAAAAGAGAGTTAGAGCAGGCTCTCTCTGCTGTCACCACCACACAGAAGAAGAAGGCAAACCAG TTTTCCAGCCACAGTAAAGCACGTATGGAGTGGAAGTTAGAGCACTCCATCCAGGAGCAGGCACTGCTGAAAGCGCAGGTGACACAG TTGAAGGAGTCATTTAAACAAGCCCAATTAGAAAGAGACGAGTGTGTGCAACATCTAAAAGGAGAGAGGGCCCGGTGGCAGCAGAGGATGAGAAAAATGTCGCAGGAG GTTTGCAcattaaagaatgaaaagaagaatgATATGCGTCGGATAGAGAAGCTGGAGAGGAGCTTGTCCAAACTGAAAAACCAGATGG CTGAACCCCTGCCCCCAGAGCCCCCAGAGCCCCCAGCAATGTCCTCCAAGGTGGAGCTGCAGCACCTGAGGAAGGAACTAGAGAGAGTGGCAGGAGAGCTCCAGGCCCAAGTCAAAAACAATCAGCGCATAAGCCTCCTGAACCGGGGACAAGAAGAGAGGATTCAGGTGCAGGAAGAGAGGCTTcggaagcaggaggagaggcTTGAGGAGCAGCAGGAGAGGCTTCAGCAGCTGGCCAAGCCACAGAGCATCTTTGAGGAGCTG GAGCACCTGGAAGCTACCAGCCAGCAGAACCAGCAGCTAACAACCCAGCTGAGCCTCATGGCTCTCCCTGGGGAAG gagatggaggaggacatctggacagtgaggaggaggaggcaccTCGGCCCATGCCAAGCATCTCAGAGGACCTGGAGGGCAGGGAGGCCATG GTGGCGATTTTCAAGTCCGCTGgagccagtgtccaggaggagcAAGCAGGGTTACAAGAGCAG AGCGGCTTTATGGACCACCTGGAGGAGAAGGCAGACCTGAGTGAGCTGGTGAACAAACAAGAACTTCGCTTCATCCACTACTGGCGAGAGAGATGCCATCA GAAAATCCATCACGTTTTAACAGAGCCAGGGGGCAGTGCCAAAGATGCGGCACTGGGAGGAGGACATCATCAGGCTGGCCCAGGACAGGGAGGAGATGAAG GTGAAgctgctggagctgcagcagatGGTATTGCGGCTTATAGCAACTACAACAATGGTCACAGAAAATTCCTGGCTGCTGCCCAGAACCCTGCTGATGAGCCCGGTCCAGGAGCCCCAGCCCCCCAGGAACTTGGGGCTGCAGACAAGCAGGGTG ATCTTTGTGAAGTGAGCCTCACCTCCTCTGCTCaaggagaggccagggagggtCCTCTCTATGACAACCCTACCACACAGCCAATCGTGCAGGACCACCAGGAGCACCCAGGCTTGGGCAGCAACTGCTGTGTGCCATTCTTTTGCTGGGCTTGGCTGCTGAGAAGAAGGAGATAA